The proteins below are encoded in one region of Citrobacter enshiensis:
- the idnT gene encoding gnt-II system L-idonate transporter, which yields MPLIIIAAGVALLLVLMIGFKVNGFIALVLVAAVVGFAEGMDAQAVLHSIQNGIGGTLGGLAMILGFGAMLGKLISDTGAAQRIATTLIGTFGKKRVQWALVITGLVVGLAMFFEVGFVLLLPLVFTVVASSGLPLLYVGVPMVAALSVTHCFLPPHPGPTAIATIFEANLGTTLLYGFIITIPTVIVAGPLFSKLLTRFEKAPPEGLFNPHLFTEEEMPSFWNSIFAAVIPVILMAVAAVCEITLPKTNSVRVFFEFIGNPAVALFIAIVLAIFTLGRRNGRTIEQIMDIIGNSIGAIAMIVFIIAGGGAFKQVLVDSGVGQYISHLMTGTSLSPLLMCWTVAALLRIALGSATVAAITTAGVVLPIINVTHADPALMVLATGAGSVIASHVNDPGFWLFKGYFNLSVGETLRTWTVMETLISIMGLLGVLTLNAVLH from the coding sequence ATGCCATTAATCATAATTGCGGCAGGCGTCGCGCTGCTTCTGGTCCTGATGATTGGCTTTAAAGTTAACGGCTTTATTGCCCTGGTACTGGTTGCAGCCGTCGTCGGTTTTGCCGAAGGGATGGATGCACAGGCCGTTCTGCACTCTATACAAAATGGGATCGGCGGTACGCTCGGCGGGCTGGCGATGATCCTCGGGTTCGGCGCAATGCTCGGTAAGCTGATTTCTGATACCGGCGCCGCCCAGCGCATCGCTACCACGCTGATTGGTACATTCGGTAAGAAACGTGTGCAGTGGGCGCTGGTCATCACCGGTCTGGTTGTCGGTCTGGCAATGTTCTTCGAGGTCGGTTTTGTTCTGCTGTTGCCACTGGTGTTTACGGTAGTGGCCTCCTCCGGTCTGCCGCTGCTGTATGTCGGCGTGCCGATGGTTGCGGCACTATCCGTTACCCACTGTTTTTTGCCGCCGCATCCGGGGCCAACCGCGATTGCCACCATCTTCGAGGCTAATCTCGGCACCACCCTGCTGTACGGCTTTATCATTACTATCCCGACGGTGATTGTCGCCGGGCCGCTGTTTTCCAAGCTATTGACCCGCTTTGAAAAAGCGCCGCCTGAAGGTTTATTCAACCCGCATTTATTCACCGAAGAAGAGATGCCGTCGTTCTGGAACAGTATCTTTGCGGCCGTTATCCCGGTAATACTGATGGCGGTAGCGGCGGTGTGCGAAATTACGCTGCCAAAGACCAACAGCGTGCGGGTGTTCTTTGAGTTTATTGGTAACCCTGCGGTCGCGTTGTTTATCGCCATCGTGCTCGCCATTTTTACTCTCGGTCGACGTAACGGACGTACGATAGAGCAAATTATGGATATCATTGGCAACTCTATCGGCGCGATTGCGATGATTGTGTTTATCATCGCCGGCGGCGGTGCGTTTAAGCAGGTTCTGGTGGACAGCGGCGTGGGTCAATATATCTCGCACTTGATGACCGGCACTTCGCTCTCTCCACTGCTGATGTGCTGGACAGTAGCGGCGTTGCTGCGCATCGCGCTCGGTTCAGCGACCGTCGCAGCCATTACCACCGCAGGCGTGGTATTGCCGATAATTAACGTCACTCATGCCGACCCGGCACTAATGGTGCTAGCTACCGGCGCGGGCAGCGTGATTGCTTCACACGTTAACGATCCTGGCTTCTGGCTGTTTAAAGGTTACTTTAATCTCAGCGTTGGAGAAACGTTGCGTACCTGGACGGTAATGGAAACGCTGATTTCCATTATGGGACTCCTCGGGGTTCTGACGCTGAACGCCGTTCTGCATTAA
- the idnO gene encoding gluconate 5-dehydrogenase, protein MNDLFSLDGKNILITGSAQGIGYLLATGLGKYGAQIIVNDITPERAEAAVARLQQEGVRAVAAPFNVTHKQDIDAAIEHIEKDIGPIDVLVNNAGIQRRHPFTEFPEQDWNDVIAVNQTAVFLVSQAVTRRMVERQTGKVINICSMQSELGRDTITPYAASKGAVKMLTRGMCVELARHNIQVNGIAPGYFKTEMTKALVEDEAFTSWLCKRTPAARWGDPQELIGAAVFLSSKASDFVNGHLLFVDGGMLVAV, encoded by the coding sequence ATGAACGATCTTTTTTCACTGGACGGAAAAAACATTCTTATCACCGGTTCTGCTCAGGGTATTGGTTATTTACTGGCGACCGGGCTGGGTAAATATGGCGCGCAGATTATCGTCAATGATATTACGCCAGAACGCGCGGAAGCCGCTGTCGCCAGGCTGCAGCAGGAAGGTGTTCGCGCCGTTGCCGCGCCTTTCAATGTTACGCATAAACAAGATATTGATGCCGCCATCGAACATATCGAAAAGGATATTGGTCCGATTGATGTGCTGGTAAATAACGCGGGTATTCAACGCCGCCATCCTTTTACCGAGTTCCCGGAACAGGACTGGAACGACGTGATCGCGGTAAACCAAACCGCAGTGTTCCTGGTATCGCAGGCAGTGACCCGCCGGATGGTAGAGCGTCAGACCGGAAAAGTCATCAACATCTGCTCCATGCAGAGCGAGCTGGGACGAGACACCATTACGCCGTATGCCGCTTCGAAAGGCGCGGTGAAAATGCTCACCCGCGGAATGTGCGTTGAGCTGGCACGTCACAATATCCAGGTGAACGGTATCGCACCAGGCTACTTCAAAACCGAAATGACCAAAGCGCTGGTTGAAGATGAAGCCTTCACCTCCTGGCTGTGCAAACGTACGCCAGCCGCACGCTGGGGCGATCCGCAGGAGCTGATTGGCGCCGCGGTATTCCTCTCTTCTAAAGCTTCTGATTTTGTTAACGGGCACCTGTTGTTTGTCGATGGCGGCATGCTGGTCGCCGTCTGA
- the idnR gene encoding DNA-binding transcriptional regulator IdnR produces MRNHRISLQDIATLAGVTKMTVSRYIRSPKKVAKETGERIAQIMEEINYIPNRAPAMLLNAQSYTLGVLIPSFQNQLFADILAGIESVTSDHNYQTLIANYNYDRESEEESVINLLSYNIDGIILSEKYHTLRTVKFMRSANIPVVELMDIQGDRLDMEVGFDNRQAAFDMVSTMLDKRQRHKILYLGSKDDVRDEQRYRGYCDAMTRRGLEPLRVNPRAISSIHLGTQMMRDALAAHPDLDGVFCTNDDIAMGALLLCRERELAVPEQISIAGFHGLEMGRQMIPSLASVITPRFDIGRMAAQMLLSKIKNNDHNHNTVDLGYQIYQGNTL; encoded by the coding sequence ATGAGGAACCACAGAATTTCTTTGCAAGATATCGCCACCCTGGCGGGCGTGACCAAAATGACGGTGAGCCGCTACATCCGCTCGCCGAAAAAGGTCGCAAAGGAAACCGGTGAACGTATCGCGCAGATTATGGAGGAGATCAATTACATCCCCAACCGGGCGCCCGCGATGCTGCTGAATGCGCAAAGCTATACGCTCGGCGTGCTGATCCCCTCTTTTCAAAACCAGTTGTTCGCCGATATTCTCGCCGGTATAGAGTCGGTGACCTCGGACCATAACTATCAGACGCTGATCGCCAACTACAATTACGATCGGGAATCCGAGGAAGAGTCGGTGATCAACCTGCTCTCGTACAATATCGACGGCATTATTCTTTCCGAGAAATACCACACCCTGCGCACTGTTAAATTTATGCGTTCTGCCAACATTCCGGTGGTGGAGCTGATGGATATTCAGGGCGATCGTCTGGACATGGAGGTGGGATTCGATAACCGCCAGGCGGCGTTTGATATGGTCAGCACCATGTTAGATAAACGCCAGCGGCACAAAATTCTCTACCTGGGTTCGAAAGATGATGTCCGTGATGAGCAGCGCTATCGCGGCTACTGCGACGCCATGACGCGCCGTGGTCTGGAGCCACTGCGTGTTAACCCTCGCGCTATCTCATCCATTCATCTGGGCACACAAATGATGCGTGACGCGCTCGCTGCACACCCGGATTTAGACGGCGTGTTCTGCACCAACGACGATATTGCGATGGGCGCACTGCTGCTGTGCCGCGAACGTGAACTTGCCGTCCCGGAACAGATCTCCATTGCCGGGTTCCACGGGCTGGAAATGGGCAGGCAGATGATCCCAAGCCTCGCCAGCGTGATCACCCCACGATTTGACATTGGCCGTATGGCGGCGCAAATGTTGCTGAGTAAAATCAAGAACAACGACCATAACCACAATACCGTGGATTTGGGGTATCAGATTTACCAGGGCAATACGTTATAA